One window from the genome of bacterium encodes:
- a CDS encoding integrase core domain-containing protein, whose product MRKEPREIIRKLKKSGGKVRETARTLGISPGTVVFWKKRARSIRSRFALSTRQLVRKSTRPKRLRRRTLSGERAEALLRLREEKGYGARKLKVLLGLSEHPATIHRFLKAKGHILEGASYRRPRYQETTHMYLKNVTAPGKLQMDVKYVTPELSGLPHTLYLYAVIDIWSRYKAGVIFPELVQDFSIEALRTVSLPFVPDFVQTDNGLEFQSRFRAFVTGELGWKHHFIHKANPNENAVIERSFRTDEEEFFWRFMKKPASMEDLNAQYQAFLREYNHERPHLGIELKTPYARLQECSIC is encoded by the coding sequence ATGCGCAAAGAACCCAGGGAAATCATCAGGAAATTGAAGAAGTCGGGAGGAAAGGTGCGCGAAACCGCACGGACACTCGGCATATCTCCGGGCACGGTGGTGTTCTGGAAGAAGCGAGCCCGGAGCATCCGGAGCCGGTTTGCGCTCTCGACGCGGCAGCTTGTCCGCAAGTCGACAAGACCGAAGCGTCTTCGCCGCAGGACGCTCTCGGGAGAGCGGGCTGAGGCGCTCTTGCGCCTGCGCGAAGAGAAAGGATACGGGGCGCGCAAGCTCAAAGTGCTGCTCGGCCTCTCCGAGCACCCGGCGACCATCCATCGCTTCCTCAAAGCGAAAGGTCATATACTGGAAGGCGCGTCATACCGACGGCCGAGATATCAGGAGACCACGCATATGTATCTCAAGAACGTGACCGCGCCCGGGAAGCTTCAGATGGATGTGAAGTACGTGACGCCCGAGCTGTCGGGGCTCCCGCATACCCTGTATCTGTATGCCGTCATTGATATTTGGAGCCGATACAAAGCTGGCGTCATCTTCCCCGAGCTCGTGCAGGACTTCTCCATCGAGGCCCTGCGGACGGTTTCGCTGCCGTTCGTACCGGATTTCGTGCAGACCGACAACGGCCTTGAGTTCCAGAGCCGCTTCCGCGCCTTCGTGACTGGGGAACTCGGCTGGAAGCATCATTTCATCCACAAGGCGAACCCGAATGAGAACGCGGTCATCGAGCGGTCATTCCGCACCGACGAGGAGGAGTTCTTCTGGCGCTTCATGAAAAAGCCCGCTTCAATGGAGGACCTCAATGCCCAGTATCAGGCCTTTCTGCGCGAATACAACCACGAACGGCCGCACCTTGGCATCGAGCTCAAGACGCCGTATGCTCGACTGCAAGAGTGTTCGATATGTTAG
- a CDS encoding glycosyltransferase family 4 protein, whose protein sequence is MRLVIATPLYPPESGGPATYAKLLVEGFPGQGIEVEVVKFSDVRHLPKLIRHFAYYRRVLKAAREADAILALDPVSVGFPAMKAAKRAGKPFVVKIVGDYAWEQGRQRFGIVADLDTFVRTKTVPFPVGALRWIQTRVAKNAVRVIVPSTYLKDVTAIWGIPAEKIEVIYNAMQSEKPGRVHESVAALSRPLVVSVGRLVPWKGMLGTIDAVAAVSESVPSVSLAIVGDGPEHANIGTHAKKLGSRAVLTGRLSHADTLTVMESADAFVLNTSYEGLSHLLIEALALGVPVVTTDVGGNGELIRNGENGLLAPPGDADALVEALRRILSDKELAARLSREARESAKRFSVEALIPRTATFLKSLV, encoded by the coding sequence ATGCGGCTCGTCATAGCGACTCCTTTATACCCGCCCGAGTCCGGGGGGCCAGCTACCTACGCCAAACTCCTTGTCGAGGGCTTTCCTGGACAGGGAATCGAGGTCGAGGTGGTGAAGTTCTCGGATGTACGGCATCTGCCGAAGCTTATCCGGCATTTCGCCTACTATCGCCGCGTTCTTAAGGCAGCGCGGGAAGCGGACGCGATACTCGCGCTTGACCCGGTCTCGGTCGGCTTTCCGGCGATGAAGGCCGCGAAACGGGCGGGGAAGCCGTTTGTCGTAAAGATCGTCGGCGACTATGCCTGGGAGCAGGGGAGGCAGCGGTTTGGAATCGTGGCCGATTTGGATACGTTCGTCCGGACGAAGACGGTTCCATTCCCAGTTGGCGCACTTAGATGGATCCAAACCAGGGTCGCGAAAAACGCGGTCCGCGTGATCGTCCCGAGCACATACCTCAAGGACGTTACAGCGATTTGGGGCATCCCCGCAGAGAAAATCGAAGTTATCTATAACGCCATGCAGTCAGAAAAACCGGGCAGGGTGCACGAATCGGTGGCCGCGCTTTCGCGGCCTCTTGTCGTATCCGTCGGCCGCCTGGTACCGTGGAAGGGGATGCTAGGCACGATAGACGCGGTCGCAGCGGTATCGGAGTCGGTTCCGAGCGTATCGCTCGCGATCGTCGGCGACGGGCCCGAACACGCGAACATCGGGACGCACGCGAAGAAACTCGGGAGTCGGGCAGTGCTTACAGGACGGCTCTCGCACGCCGATACGCTTACGGTCATGGAAAGCGCGGACGCGTTCGTGCTCAATACCTCATACGAAGGCCTCTCGCATCTGCTTATCGAAGCGCTCGCGCTCGGCGTTCCGGTCGTCACGACCGATGTCGGCGGAAACGGCGAACTCATACGCAACGGAGAGAACGGGCTTCTCGCGCCGCCGGGCGATGCGGATGCGCTTGTCGAAGCCCTCAGGCGCATTCTTTCCGACAAGGAGCTTGCTGCGCGCCTTTCGCGGGAAGCGCGCGAATCCGCGAAACGCTTTTCCGTCGAGGCTCTGATTCCTAGAACCGCCACATTTCTAAAATCCCTCGTATGA
- a CDS encoding glycosyltransferase family 4 protein: MRKILIFSLNYYPRFIGGAEVAIKEITDRIDPEQLEFHVLTLRVDSGLPRTERIRNVVVHRIGAARLNPSMNDLKRYPLHYLKHWYQFGAFFAALKLHRAHHFDGVWAMMAHATGIPAGLFKTFHPEVKYLLTLQEGDPPEHIEKIARPVWPLFRWGFTKADVLQPISNFLLTWGRRMGFKGPAEVIPNAVNAAHFSHLYPAGELQAMREKLGKKPGDIFLVTTSRLVHKNALDDVIRALALLPENLHFIIYGIGPDEEVLKKLAETTGVGERTHFLGQIGHAEMPLALKACDIFIRPSRSEGMGNSFVEAMAAELPVIATQEGGIGDFLFDEKRNPDKPTTGWAVDKNNPEQIALAVKDILSRPDKVKEVLSTAKALAFEKYDWDLIAQNMKALFDGMLESR, encoded by the coding sequence ATGAGGAAAATCCTCATATTTTCTCTTAATTACTATCCTCGATTCATAGGTGGGGCGGAAGTCGCTATCAAGGAAATAACGGATCGTATCGATCCCGAACAACTCGAGTTTCATGTGCTGACACTGCGTGTCGACTCTGGCTTGCCGAGAACAGAACGTATAAGGAACGTCGTCGTGCACCGTATCGGTGCTGCGCGTCTGAATCCATCGATGAACGACTTGAAACGGTATCCACTCCACTATCTCAAACATTGGTATCAGTTTGGAGCTTTCTTCGCAGCGCTCAAGCTTCATCGAGCGCACCACTTTGACGGCGTCTGGGCGATGATGGCACATGCGACCGGTATTCCCGCCGGACTCTTCAAGACATTTCATCCCGAAGTGAAATATCTCCTGACGCTTCAGGAAGGGGACCCGCCAGAGCACATCGAGAAGATCGCGAGGCCCGTATGGCCGCTTTTTAGGTGGGGCTTCACGAAGGCGGACGTGCTCCAACCCATCTCAAACTTCCTGCTGACATGGGGCAGGCGTATGGGCTTTAAAGGCCCCGCGGAGGTTATTCCAAACGCGGTGAATGCCGCACATTTTTCGCATCTATATCCAGCTGGCGAATTACAGGCAATGCGTGAGAAGCTTGGCAAGAAACCGGGCGACATATTTCTGGTCACGACCTCAAGGCTGGTGCACAAGAACGCCCTAGACGACGTCATACGCGCACTCGCGCTTCTCCCGGAGAACCTGCATTTTATAATCTACGGAATCGGTCCTGACGAAGAAGTCCTCAAGAAACTCGCAGAAACTACCGGCGTCGGGGAACGTACGCATTTCCTCGGACAGATTGGCCATGCGGAAATGCCGCTCGCGCTCAAGGCGTGCGATATTTTCATCAGGCCGTCGCGTTCGGAAGGCATGGGCAACTCGTTCGTCGAAGCGATGGCGGCGGAGCTTCCGGTAATAGCGACGCAGGAAGGCGGCATCGGGGACTTCCTGTTCGACGAAAAGCGCAATCCCGATAAGCCGACGACCGGGTGGGCGGTCGATAAGAACAACCCGGAGCAGATTGCGCTTGCGGTGAAAGATATACTCTCGCGGCCAGACAAGGTAAAAGAAGTCCTCTCGACGGCAAAAGCCCTCGCCTTTGAGAAGTACGATTGGGACCTCATCGCGCAGAACATGAAAGCGCTCTTCGACGGGATGCTTGAAAGCCGCTAG
- a CDS encoding polysaccharide deacetylase family protein produces the protein MRDFIKNILYAFLYAARSAADFLFNFREVSVLCYHSISSDGWELSTSPEMFERQLRFLKAHGYHFAALDEISAYAKREGSLLRKCAAVTFDDGYEDLLTHALPILRKYQASAAVFLIAEPEAAGSYLKPGAKMLGEAQLAELAASGLITLAHHSKTHAMLETTGAETLSREIANPKGYRYFAYPGGHYSAEVARAVAKAGFTAAFSIKPGLIAPGDDLFALKRNVITGPMPFWQFALRATKAIEWYRSIVRAF, from the coding sequence ATGAGAGATTTCATCAAAAACATCCTCTATGCCTTTTTATATGCGGCGCGCAGCGCTGCCGATTTCCTTTTCAACTTCCGGGAGGTATCGGTACTTTGCTATCACTCGATTTCAAGCGACGGCTGGGAACTCTCGACGAGCCCGGAAATGTTCGAGCGCCAGCTGCGGTTTCTCAAGGCGCACGGGTATCATTTCGCGGCGCTTGACGAGATAAGCGCATATGCCAAAAGGGAAGGGAGTTTGCTGCGCAAGTGCGCCGCGGTCACGTTCGACGACGGATATGAAGACCTGCTGACGCACGCACTGCCGATCCTCAGGAAGTACCAGGCGTCCGCAGCGGTATTCCTCATCGCAGAGCCGGAGGCGGCGGGGAGCTATCTCAAGCCCGGAGCGAAGATGCTCGGCGAAGCGCAGCTTGCGGAGCTCGCCGCAAGCGGCCTCATAACGCTCGCACACCACTCGAAGACGCATGCGATGCTCGAGACGACCGGTGCGGAGACGCTCTCACGCGAGATTGCGAACCCTAAGGGATACCGCTATTTCGCCTATCCCGGAGGGCATTACTCGGCGGAAGTCGCCCGCGCGGTCGCGAAGGCGGGCTTTACAGCCGCGTTTTCGATAAAGCCGGGGCTTATAGCCCCCGGAGACGATCTGTTCGCCCTGAAGCGAAATGTCATCACCGGGCCGATGCCGTTCTGGCAGTTCGCGCTCCGCGCCACCAAAGCGATCGAGTGGTACCGGAGCATCGTGCGAGCATTCTGA
- a CDS encoding methyltransferase domain-containing protein, translated as MAYTDRIARKYVEKRFPRASKGEREKIIEDWRTKEKQSEGIADDFERRVGLLEGLRVLDAGAGNGGIGIAFAKRGASVEGVDIENELVAIARAEAETSGSSAHFQFYEGRTLPFPDASFDAVLSVSVIEHVDDPVRYLSEIRRVLKPGGVFYLAFPNRLNPKETHTGLWGLSYLPLPLARLYVRLVGHNPLEDNGLHFYTYFAVRRMLRASETEARSWRIRPEEGKSTNVFKRLMKGILRTFGIPYQAFLPHVMLIIEAAEPA; from the coding sequence ATGGCCTATACCGACCGTATTGCGCGAAAGTATGTAGAAAAGCGCTTCCCGCGGGCCTCGAAAGGGGAGCGGGAGAAGATCATCGAGGACTGGCGTACGAAGGAGAAGCAATCGGAAGGCATCGCGGACGACTTCGAGCGGCGCGTCGGTCTTTTGGAAGGTCTCCGAGTGCTCGACGCCGGGGCGGGAAACGGCGGCATCGGCATAGCGTTTGCGAAGCGCGGAGCTTCGGTCGAAGGCGTCGATATAGAAAACGAGCTCGTGGCAATTGCCCGCGCGGAGGCGGAAACCTCCGGCTCCTCCGCGCATTTCCAATTCTATGAGGGCAGAACGCTTCCGTTTCCGGACGCGTCGTTTGACGCGGTGCTGTCCGTGAGCGTCATCGAGCATGTCGACGATCCCGTCCGCTACCTTTCCGAGATCCGGCGGGTTCTAAAGCCCGGGGGAGTCTTCTACCTCGCTTTCCCGAACCGCTTGAACCCGAAAGAAACGCACACCGGCCTCTGGGGTCTCTCCTATCTTCCTCTACCGCTTGCCCGACTCTATGTGCGCCTGGTGGGGCATAATCCGCTTGAGGACAACGGCCTCCATTTCTACACCTATTTCGCCGTACGGCGAATGCTCCGGGCTTCCGAGACGGAAGCCCGGTCCTGGCGTATACGTCCGGAGGAAGGGAAGAGCACGAACGTTTTCAAACGGCTTATGAAAGGAATACTGCGGACATTCGGTATTCCATATCAAGCCTTCCTCCCGCACGTCATGCTTATCATCGAAGCCGCGGAGCCAGCATGA
- a CDS encoding methyltransferase domain-containing protein, whose product MIFTLKKLYAGQSLLRIRMNQGFEGRPLTGAVVDVGGGHKPDYFEYFDISGVTGVTPVDGSMSGIDFERDALPFPDASVDTVLCANVLEHVYNYRFLIQEMRRILKPGGTLIGFVPFLIQYHPDPHDYFRYTKEALARMFGEAEFASLEIRSIGGGPFTSNFNALVLSVPCFLRPPLYLPYALLDALFLRLRPGIRERYPLGFIFKMRAP is encoded by the coding sequence ATGATATTCACGCTCAAAAAGCTTTATGCCGGACAGAGTTTGCTGCGCATCCGCATGAACCAGGGTTTTGAAGGCCGGCCCCTTACGGGCGCGGTTGTGGATGTCGGCGGCGGGCACAAGCCCGATTACTTCGAATATTTTGATATATCCGGCGTAACGGGCGTTACCCCGGTCGACGGTTCCATGTCCGGCATCGACTTCGAACGGGACGCCTTGCCGTTTCCCGACGCGAGCGTCGATACGGTGCTCTGCGCGAACGTGCTCGAGCATGTTTATAACTATCGGTTCCTCATACAAGAGATGCGCCGGATCCTCAAGCCCGGCGGCACGCTTATAGGCTTCGTCCCGTTTCTCATCCAGTACCATCCCGACCCGCACGATTATTTCCGTTATACCAAGGAAGCGCTCGCGCGGATGTTTGGCGAGGCGGAATTCGCCTCGCTCGAGATACGATCGATCGGCGGCGGCCCGTTCACGTCGAATTTCAACGCACTCGTGCTTTCGGTGCCGTGTTTCCTCCGGCCGCCCCTGTACCTCCCGTATGCGCTTCTGGATGCTCTATTCCTCCGGCTTCGCCCCGGGATACGCGAACGCTATCCGCTCGGGTTCATTTTCAAGATGCGCGCGCCCTAG
- a CDS encoding glycosyltransferase → MNVLFVSNDPSIFNPGSASRARMRAYAAAIKGGELHIISRAARGAREEQEGTLFLHPVRTPRLLILAFLPPKVRALITAYNIDVVAAQDPFEYGLIALWAVKGTNAKLYIQIHTDFLSPWFTRNGNLHSLKVRMPFLNRFRLRFADQVLPKADGIRAVSKRIKDSLTLRYGTRIKEPTVIPIATPLEISAPVPLPPHDFKFTFVAIGRLEPEKRIEDIIDALARVHGQYPQAGVMLVGRGRERRKLERYVHKWGLEKHVLFLGERADARGLLQSAQAFIQASAYEGYGLTLIEAALARVPIITTDVGIVGEVFRGYRDVLSVPVADPAALSIAMVGMIEDAQARQLMVRSAEVAAREHLAAYTDQPTLIANDLARTLS, encoded by the coding sequence ATGAACGTCCTTTTCGTCTCGAACGATCCATCGATTTTCAATCCCGGAAGCGCTTCGAGGGCGCGCATGCGCGCGTATGCAGCCGCGATCAAGGGCGGCGAGCTGCACATCATTTCCCGGGCCGCCCGGGGCGCGCGCGAAGAGCAGGAAGGTACGCTCTTCCTGCATCCGGTCCGGACGCCCCGACTTCTTATACTCGCGTTTCTTCCGCCCAAAGTCCGGGCGCTTATCACTGCCTATAACATCGATGTCGTTGCCGCGCAGGATCCGTTCGAGTACGGCCTTATCGCGCTCTGGGCGGTGAAAGGCACGAACGCGAAACTTTATATACAGATACATACCGACTTCCTTTCCCCCTGGTTTACGAGAAACGGTAACCTCCACTCGCTCAAAGTTCGCATGCCGTTTTTGAACCGTTTCCGCCTCCGCTTTGCCGACCAGGTACTTCCCAAAGCCGACGGCATCCGTGCGGTCTCAAAGCGCATCAAGGACTCGCTTACGCTCCGCTACGGCACGCGCATCAAGGAGCCTACCGTTATTCCGATCGCGACGCCGCTTGAGATATCCGCCCCGGTACCACTTCCGCCGCACGACTTTAAGTTCACATTCGTGGCGATCGGGCGTCTTGAGCCCGAAAAGCGCATAGAAGACATAATAGACGCGCTTGCGCGCGTGCACGGGCAGTATCCGCAAGCGGGCGTCATGCTTGTCGGCAGGGGACGCGAGCGCCGCAAGCTCGAGCGGTACGTGCATAAATGGGGCCTTGAAAAGCACGTGCTCTTCCTTGGCGAACGCGCCGACGCCCGGGGTCTTCTGCAAAGCGCGCAAGCGTTTATACAAGCGAGCGCGTATGAAGGTTACGGCCTTACGCTCATCGAAGCCGCGCTCGCCCGGGTGCCGATCATCACGACCGATGTCGGCATCGTCGGGGAAGTGTTCCGGGGATATCGCGACGTACTTTCGGTGCCGGTCGCCGATCCCGCAGCGCTTTCGATAGCCATGGTCGGCATGATAGAGGACGCGCAAGCCAGGCAACTCATGGTGCGGAGCGCCGAAGTCGCCGCCAGGGAACATCTTGCCGCGTACACGGACCAGCCGACACTCATAGCAAACGACCTCGCCCGCACGCTCTCATGA
- a CDS encoding glycosyltransferase family 4 protein: MKLLIATQTVDREDPVLGFFHHWLEELAGRCESIEVICLREGAHALPDNVRVCSLGKEQGARSRLAYAYRFKMLIWKLRGRYDTVFVHMNPEYMILGGLFWRVFRKHAALWYNHPQRDARFKLAAFLARKVFYTSPYAAPALLGKARRMPVGIDTELFAPRPVSKNRYALYMQGRIMPSKRAHIALEALRILRSSGTAAVLTFVGPELDPAYGEKLRADFADLVEANALAFLGPRRNEETPNLYSAHGVALNLAANGYFDKTAFESMACETPVVVTSAAFEGIVPAEWIVSENDPKALAEAILKLFKLSGEEYRALGSLERAVVVREHGLATLMDRLVVELNRT; this comes from the coding sequence ATGAAACTCCTTATCGCCACGCAAACGGTCGACCGCGAGGATCCGGTGCTCGGCTTCTTCCATCATTGGCTTGAAGAACTCGCGGGAAGATGCGAAAGCATCGAGGTGATCTGTCTGCGTGAAGGAGCGCACGCGCTTCCGGACAACGTGCGGGTATGTTCTCTCGGAAAAGAACAGGGCGCGCGAAGCCGCCTTGCGTATGCATACCGCTTCAAAATGCTCATATGGAAGCTGCGCGGCCGCTACGATACGGTCTTCGTGCACATGAATCCCGAATATATGATTCTCGGCGGACTGTTCTGGCGGGTATTCAGGAAACACGCGGCTCTCTGGTACAACCATCCGCAGCGCGACGCGCGCTTCAAGCTCGCCGCGTTTCTTGCGCGGAAGGTGTTCTATACGTCGCCCTACGCCGCGCCCGCGCTTCTGGGAAAGGCCCGGCGGATGCCGGTTGGCATCGACACGGAGCTTTTCGCGCCGCGTCCGGTCTCGAAGAACCGCTATGCGCTCTATATGCAGGGCCGCATCATGCCGAGCAAGCGCGCGCATATCGCGCTTGAAGCGCTCAGAATTCTCCGTTCAAGCGGCACGGCGGCCGTTCTCACGTTCGTTGGTCCGGAACTCGATCCCGCATATGGCGAGAAGCTTCGCGCCGACTTTGCCGACCTCGTCGAAGCGAACGCTCTCGCGTTTCTCGGACCGCGCCGGAACGAGGAGACGCCGAACCTCTATAGCGCGCACGGGGTTGCCTTGAATCTCGCTGCGAACGGGTACTTCGACAAAACAGCGTTCGAATCCATGGCGTGCGAGACGCCGGTCGTGGTTACGAGCGCGGCGTTCGAAGGCATCGTGCCCGCCGAGTGGATCGTGTCCGAGAACGATCCCAAGGCGCTCGCGGAAGCCATTCTGAAGCTTTTTAAGCTCTCGGGCGAGGAATACCGCGCGCTCGGCAGCCTCGAGCGGGCCGTCGTCGTGCGGGAGCACGGCCTCGCAACGCTTATGGACCGTCTCGTGGTAGAACTGAACCGAACATGA
- a CDS encoding glycosyltransferase family 2 protein — translation MEKIPCTAAILTYNSAKNLPRALESVKDFAEIIICDGSSTDETLAIAGTCGAHIIAQNSEFKNPDNTLRDYAGVRNQCLDAATHDWFFYIDSDEEATPELVSEVRVIASRQPAETFVYNISPRIVLDGRLIGHSSNYPGWQKRFFNRGSGARFRKAIHERITYDEARYPAGYLAGHWHYFVASGQDVEKNRRYALMDAKLYATRETGMFLRLAVSKISTIAKVVLKSLFNRFRYGSDKSMPLAVEWTRVAYQWNILRFLTAAYFGIKL, via the coding sequence ATGGAAAAGATTCCCTGCACGGCCGCTATCCTCACCTATAACTCGGCAAAGAACCTGCCGAGGGCGCTCGAGTCCGTGAAGGACTTCGCCGAGATCATTATCTGCGACGGAAGCAGCACGGACGAGACGCTCGCCATTGCCGGGACCTGCGGCGCGCATATCATCGCGCAGAACTCCGAGTTCAAGAATCCCGATAATACGCTCCGCGACTATGCCGGAGTGCGAAACCAGTGCCTCGATGCCGCGACGCATGACTGGTTTTTCTATATCGATTCGGACGAGGAAGCGACGCCGGAACTGGTATCGGAAGTCCGCGTCATAGCTTCGCGGCAGCCGGCGGAAACGTTCGTCTACAATATCTCGCCCCGCATCGTGCTTGACGGCCGCCTCATCGGGCATTCTTCGAACTATCCGGGCTGGCAAAAGCGCTTTTTCAACCGCGGGAGCGGCGCGCGCTTCCGCAAGGCTATCCACGAGCGCATCACGTACGACGAAGCCCGCTATCCGGCCGGATATCTCGCGGGGCACTGGCACTATTTCGTTGCGAGCGGACAGGATGTTGAGAAGAACCGGCGCTATGCGCTCATGGACGCGAAACTCTATGCGACGCGGGAAACAGGCATGTTCCTGCGCCTCGCGGTGTCCAAGATATCGACCATAGCCAAGGTCGTCCTCAAAAGTCTTTTCAATCGCTTTCGGTATGGCTCCGACAAGAGCATGCCGCTTGCGGTCGAATGGACGCGCGTCGCATACCAATGGAATATTCTGCGGTTCCTTACGGCAGCGTATTTCGGAATAAAACTGTAA
- a CDS encoding glycosyltransferase, translated as MPEKRIKALIVINDFLIGGAQKLIADLLARIDRSRFEPVLLTLFTFGEDEREYLYDALPEGTELHKLHFTGIRDWRAWRELYRLLRAINPDVVLANLFFSNTIMRLLKPFFGYRVFVVEHNTYVGKTAKERFLDRLLSHLTKRIVAVSETVADFTSWQEGISREKFAVIHNGIDIEKLRAEMNRYDTGETRRETGFAPEDRIILNVSRVIPQKNHKLLLDGFKLFVRSNPEYRLLIVGGGSHEKKIRAYAESIGLHDIVRFTGYRKDVPRFFAVADFFVSTSLIEGFGIAHAEALACGLPVLTTKTAGPDEMIEEGVNGLFIKGYAPEAAAGGLSDMIVCDRSAMKAAAIRSAEAYSIERAVTAYEKLFSDR; from the coding sequence ATGCCGGAGAAGCGGATCAAGGCGCTCATCGTCATAAACGACTTCCTGATCGGCGGAGCGCAGAAGCTCATCGCCGATCTTCTCGCGCGCATCGATCGAAGCCGCTTCGAACCCGTTCTCCTCACGCTGTTCACCTTCGGCGAGGACGAGCGCGAATATCTCTATGACGCGCTTCCCGAAGGAACCGAACTCCACAAACTTCATTTTACGGGCATCCGCGACTGGAGGGCGTGGCGGGAACTGTATCGGCTGCTGCGCGCTATAAATCCGGATGTGGTTCTCGCGAACCTCTTTTTTAGCAATACGATCATGCGGCTCCTGAAGCCGTTCTTCGGATACCGCGTGTTCGTCGTCGAGCACAACACATACGTCGGAAAGACGGCGAAAGAACGCTTCCTCGACCGCCTGCTCTCGCATCTCACGAAGCGTATCGTCGCCGTCTCGGAAACCGTAGCCGATTTTACGTCATGGCAGGAAGGCATATCTCGGGAGAAGTTTGCCGTCATTCATAATGGTATCGATATCGAAAAGCTGCGGGCCGAAATGAACCGATATGATACGGGAGAGACCAGAAGAGAAACAGGGTTCGCTCCGGAAGACAGGATCATACTGAACGTCTCGCGCGTCATCCCGCAGAAGAATCACAAACTCCTCCTTGACGGTTTCAAGCTTTTCGTCCGTTCGAATCCCGAATACCGCCTGCTCATCGTCGGCGGCGGAAGCCACGAGAAGAAGATACGCGCATACGCGGAGAGTATCGGCCTTCACGACATCGTGCGGTTTACGGGCTATCGCAAGGACGTGCCGCGCTTCTTCGCCGTCGCGGATTTCTTCGTCTCCACTTCGCTTATCGAGGGCTTCGGCATCGCGCACGCCGAAGCCCTCGCCTGCGGCCTCCCCGTCCTTACGACCAAGACTGCGGGTCCCGACGAGATGATCGAGGAGGGAGTGAACGGCTTGTTCATCAAGGGCTACGCGCCGGAGGCCGCCGCGGGGGGTCTTTCGGATATGATCGTATGCGACCGTTCCGCGATGAAGGCTGCCGCTATCCGTTCTGCCGAGGCCTATTCCATCGAGCGGGCCGTTACGGCATACGAAAAGCTGTTTTCGGATCGGTAG